The proteins below are encoded in one region of Paraburkholderia aromaticivorans:
- a CDS encoding MFS transporter yields the protein MQPTYEAPGIALPIATTASLYRKITWRLIPFLCLCYLAAYLDRINIGLAKLQMSVDLQFSETVYGLGAGLFFVGYVALEVPSNLLLHRFGARLWISRIMITWGALSMCTLLVTTPTQFYLVRFLLGAAEAGFLPGVLLYLTQWYPPDLRGRAVGLFLMGLPLASLIGNPLSGWIMGASAGVHGWTGWQWLFFLEGIPSIALGLLVLILLPRDAAAATWLTASEKDALRGDLARHPPMLKHEGAGPALRNGYVWVLSLINMTLALIIYVIGFWLPTIIRESGVQGSLRIGLLTAIPSLAAILLMLVLATRSDKHRERRWHLIIPLFTAGVCIAIAARFLDNTFITLALLTVANACIFASFPVFWAIPGSLLKGRAAAAGIALINSVANLGGFFATFLIGWIKDATHSVSAGLVVFAGLAMLGCLLTFLLPARITNR from the coding sequence ATGCAACCGACTTATGAAGCGCCCGGCATCGCGTTGCCCATTGCAACGACGGCGTCGCTATACCGGAAGATCACTTGGCGGCTAATTCCGTTTCTGTGCCTTTGTTATCTCGCCGCGTATCTCGACCGCATCAACATCGGTCTGGCGAAGTTACAGATGTCAGTCGATCTGCAGTTTAGCGAGACGGTCTACGGGCTCGGCGCGGGTCTGTTTTTTGTCGGCTATGTCGCGCTGGAAGTGCCGAGCAATCTGCTGCTCCACCGCTTCGGCGCGCGGCTATGGATCAGCCGCATCATGATCACGTGGGGCGCGTTGTCCATGTGCACGTTGCTCGTGACGACACCGACGCAGTTCTATCTCGTGCGCTTCCTGCTCGGCGCGGCCGAGGCCGGCTTTCTGCCCGGCGTACTGCTCTATCTGACGCAGTGGTATCCGCCGGACCTGCGTGGCCGCGCAGTCGGGCTGTTTCTGATGGGGCTGCCGCTCGCGAGTCTGATCGGCAACCCGCTGTCAGGCTGGATCATGGGCGCCTCCGCCGGCGTGCACGGTTGGACCGGCTGGCAATGGCTGTTTTTCCTCGAAGGCATTCCATCGATCGCACTCGGCCTGCTGGTGCTGATTCTGCTGCCGCGTGACGCCGCGGCGGCGACCTGGCTGACTGCGAGCGAAAAAGACGCACTGCGCGGCGATCTGGCACGCCATCCGCCGATGCTGAAGCACGAAGGCGCCGGCCCGGCGTTGCGTAACGGCTATGTGTGGGTGTTGTCTCTGATCAACATGACGTTGGCGCTGATCATCTATGTGATCGGCTTCTGGTTGCCGACCATTATTCGTGAGTCGGGCGTACAGGGCAGTCTGCGGATCGGACTCCTCACCGCGATTCCGAGCCTCGCGGCGATCCTGTTGATGCTGGTGCTCGCGACACGTTCGGATAAACATCGCGAGCGGCGCTGGCATCTGATCATTCCGCTGTTCACCGCGGGCGTCTGCATCGCCATAGCGGCACGCTTTCTCGACAACACATTTATCACGCTCGCACTTCTCACCGTCGCCAATGCGTGCATTTTTGCGTCGTTTCCTGTGTTCTGGGCGATTCCCGGCAGTCTGCTGAAAGGACGCGCCGCGGCAGCAGGCATTGCGCTCATCAACTCGGTAGCCAACCTCGGCGGGTTCTTCGCGACCTTCCTCATCGGCTGGATCAAGGATGCCACGCATAGCGTCAGCGCCGGGCTCGTGGTATTCGCCGGGCTCGCCATGCTGGGCTGCCTGCTCACATTCCTGCTGCCGGCCAGGATCACCAACCGCTAG
- a CDS encoding PaaX family transcriptional regulator, protein MTARLALATDASTRAAPADTAARRMNSGSARSLLLTLLGEFVRPGGHAVWTATLVHAMGGIGITEKSARQAIARAGASGWIEAHRIGRETCWSLTGRGRRIIDEGAQRVQSMSRNAPWDGRWLVVAISLPESHRPERIKLYRALSWAGFGNPMPGIWVNPHTEREDETHRVVEQLGLSAFTCAFAGSGLRFGLTDRQLVEKSWDLESVAAHYDSLLDQFGKLRPRSDDSVLFTHVKLVNAWQRVPFIDPGLPAALLPSRWRGREVAAKLESLREHWSGAAHARWGELAGAAPVL, encoded by the coding sequence ATGACCGCACGCCTTGCCCTCGCGACAGACGCCTCGACGCGTGCCGCCCCCGCGGATACCGCTGCGCGGCGCATGAATTCCGGTAGCGCTCGCTCGTTACTGCTCACCTTGCTCGGCGAATTCGTTCGACCCGGCGGACACGCGGTCTGGACCGCCACGCTCGTTCACGCGATGGGCGGAATCGGGATCACGGAAAAGTCGGCGCGTCAGGCGATCGCGCGTGCGGGGGCGTCGGGATGGATCGAGGCGCACCGGATCGGCCGGGAGACCTGCTGGTCGCTGACCGGGCGCGGGCGCCGCATCATCGACGAAGGTGCGCAGCGCGTGCAGTCGATGAGCCGCAATGCGCCATGGGACGGCCGCTGGCTGGTCGTCGCGATTTCGCTGCCGGAATCGCATCGGCCCGAGCGCATCAAGCTCTATCGCGCGCTGTCGTGGGCGGGTTTCGGCAATCCGATGCCGGGTATCTGGGTCAATCCGCACACGGAACGCGAAGACGAGACGCATCGCGTGGTCGAGCAACTGGGTCTGTCCGCCTTCACGTGCGCATTCGCTGGGTCCGGATTGCGCTTCGGTTTGACCGACCGGCAACTGGTCGAAAAGTCATGGGACCTGGAGTCGGTCGCGGCACATTATGACTCGCTGCTCGACCAGTTCGGCAAGCTGCGACCGCGCTCCGATGACTCGGTGCTGTTCACGCACGTCAAACTGGTGAACGCGTGGCAGCGCGTGCCGTTCATCGATCCAGGTTTGCCGGCCGCCTTGCTGCCGTCGCGCTGGCGGGGCCGCGAGGTGGCCGCGAAGCTCGAGTCGTTGCGCGAGCATTGGAGCGGCGCGGCGCATGCGCGCTGGGGCGAACTCGCGGGCGCCGCGCCGGTGCTCTGA
- a CDS encoding AMP-binding protein encodes MGVEVGLAESYWAKDTSAEVLDCTLGDLLRQAAAEVPERVALVEGIEDYAVRRRWSYRVLLEAAEQVARALLARFASGERIAVWAPNCPEWILLQHGAGLAGIVLVPVNPAFLADELTHVLKTSEVAGVFYAPLYRNNDLSAVLASVRARLPHLRETVCLSDWKDFVDSASASTPLPAIAPGDMVQIQYTSGTTGFPKGACLHQRGIVNASRFAALRAGFGDGGVWINAMPLFHVGGCGVSAVGALAQRGTFVLMPGFDAAKMLEMIESERGTATLVVPTMLVAMLDHPDRPRRDLSSLKLILSGASAVPATLVRRTTTTFGCKFSILFGQTELNGVITQTGGDDSPEDQAETVGRPLPQMELKIADPISGEVLPLDTSGEICARGYQTMKGYFNAADATGATLREDGWLHTGDLGAMDERGYVRVTGRLKDMIIRGGENIYPREIEEVLFDHPGIAHVCVIGLPDERWGEVVAAVIRLSANDGAAPDAAPPGAAFVDGLHTWCRSRLAAYKTPAVWFFIDEWPLTASGKVRRHVLREQILGGGHRGLVATKTPVQPVG; translated from the coding sequence ATGGGCGTGGAGGTTGGATTGGCCGAGTCATACTGGGCGAAAGACACATCGGCGGAGGTGCTGGACTGCACGCTCGGCGACCTGTTGCGTCAGGCAGCGGCCGAGGTGCCGGAGCGCGTCGCACTCGTTGAAGGAATCGAAGACTACGCAGTGCGGCGGCGCTGGAGTTATCGCGTGTTGCTCGAGGCGGCCGAGCAGGTGGCGCGTGCGCTGCTTGCCCGTTTCGCGTCCGGCGAACGGATTGCGGTGTGGGCGCCGAACTGTCCCGAGTGGATCCTGTTGCAACATGGCGCGGGGCTTGCGGGAATCGTTCTGGTGCCGGTCAACCCGGCTTTTCTCGCCGACGAACTCACGCACGTTCTGAAGACGTCGGAAGTTGCTGGCGTCTTCTACGCACCGCTCTACCGCAATAACGATCTGTCGGCGGTTCTGGCGTCGGTGCGCGCGCGCCTGCCGCATTTGCGCGAAACGGTGTGTCTGAGCGACTGGAAGGACTTCGTCGATTCGGCCAGCGCGAGCACGCCGCTGCCGGCAATCGCCCCCGGCGACATGGTGCAGATTCAGTACACGTCCGGCACCACTGGATTTCCCAAAGGCGCCTGTCTGCATCAACGCGGCATCGTCAACGCATCGCGCTTCGCCGCGTTGCGCGCGGGCTTCGGCGACGGCGGCGTGTGGATCAACGCGATGCCGCTGTTTCACGTGGGTGGCTGCGGCGTATCCGCGGTCGGTGCGCTGGCGCAACGTGGGACCTTCGTGCTGATGCCGGGCTTCGATGCCGCGAAGATGCTGGAAATGATCGAAAGCGAACGGGGTACGGCCACGCTGGTCGTGCCCACAATGCTGGTTGCTATGCTCGATCATCCGGACCGGCCGCGCCGCGATCTGTCGTCGCTCAAGCTGATTCTCTCCGGCGCGTCGGCTGTCCCCGCCACGCTCGTCAGGCGGACAACCACGACGTTCGGCTGCAAGTTTTCGATCCTCTTCGGTCAGACGGAACTGAACGGCGTTATTACGCAAACCGGCGGCGACGACTCGCCGGAGGATCAGGCCGAAACCGTAGGCCGTCCGTTACCGCAGATGGAACTGAAAATTGCCGACCCAATCTCGGGCGAGGTGCTGCCGCTCGATACGTCGGGCGAAATCTGCGCGCGTGGCTATCAGACCATGAAAGGCTATTTCAACGCGGCCGATGCGACCGGCGCCACGCTGCGCGAAGACGGCTGGCTTCATACCGGCGATCTCGGTGCAATGGATGAGCGCGGCTATGTACGCGTCACGGGCCGGCTCAAGGACATGATCATTCGCGGCGGCGAGAATATCTATCCACGTGAGATCGAAGAGGTGCTGTTCGATCATCCCGGCATTGCGCACGTGTGCGTGATAGGTCTGCCCGACGAGCGGTGGGGTGAGGTCGTGGCGGCGGTCATACGGCTCTCGGCTAACGACGGGGCAGCTCCTGATGCGGCGCCTCCCGGCGCGGCATTCGTCGACGGCTTGCATACGTGGTGCCGAAGCCGTCTCGCCGCCTACAAAACACCTGCCGTCTGGTTCTTTATCGACGAATGGCCGCTCACCGCGAGCGGCAAAGTGCGCAGGCACGTGCTGCGCGAGCAGATCCTTGGTGGCGGCCATCGCGGGCTGGTTGCCACGAAGACGCCCGTGCAACCGGTCGGTTGA
- a CDS encoding cytochrome P450, protein MSDATNASNVKDGYDIFAGDYANDPDALWAAMRQGGCPVAHSDKWGGSWVVTRYDDVRDIAHDGARFSSRAVEVAGPIPEIGHELFLPPLTSSPDDHKAHRDLLAPFFTPAKIAELEPFVRDEARRLAAAIAERGEGDAVGDFARPLALSVISHILKVPLDAQNRFVDWVVRLVRLGPLDQKVRSAVVQEKLAYLEKLLEERASAPGDDLISYLAQATLNGEPLSRKHKLGSLFLLVLAGADTTWSAMGASLWHLASHPDDRAQLLAQPDMMRTTAVEELLRAYAPVSIARLTSEPVELHGRCIAAQERVILPLAAANRDPAVFDEPDTVKLDRKRNRHLTFSSGEHRCLGSNVARLELRVALEEWLRVMPNFHLTAPDAVEWTAGQTRGPEQVLIAVDR, encoded by the coding sequence ATGAGCGACGCAACGAACGCAAGCAACGTAAAGGACGGCTACGACATCTTCGCGGGCGACTACGCCAACGATCCGGACGCGCTGTGGGCTGCAATGCGGCAAGGCGGCTGCCCCGTGGCGCACAGTGACAAATGGGGTGGCTCATGGGTCGTCACCCGTTATGACGACGTGCGCGACATCGCTCACGACGGCGCGCGCTTTTCGTCACGCGCCGTCGAAGTGGCCGGACCGATTCCGGAGATCGGACATGAACTCTTTTTGCCACCGCTCACGTCGAGTCCTGACGACCACAAGGCGCATCGCGATCTGCTCGCGCCTTTCTTCACGCCCGCGAAGATCGCCGAACTTGAACCGTTCGTGCGCGACGAAGCACGCCGGCTCGCCGCGGCCATCGCCGAGCGAGGTGAAGGCGATGCGGTCGGCGATTTCGCACGCCCGCTTGCGCTCTCGGTGATTTCACACATTCTCAAGGTCCCGCTCGACGCGCAGAACCGTTTCGTCGATTGGGTCGTCAGACTGGTGCGGCTTGGCCCGCTCGACCAGAAAGTGCGCAGCGCCGTCGTGCAGGAAAAGCTGGCGTATCTGGAAAAGCTTCTCGAAGAACGCGCGAGCGCGCCGGGTGACGATCTGATCAGCTATCTCGCCCAAGCCACGCTGAACGGCGAACCGCTCAGCCGCAAGCACAAGCTGGGCAGCCTGTTCCTGCTTGTATTGGCCGGCGCGGACACGACCTGGAGCGCGATGGGCGCGAGCCTGTGGCATCTCGCATCGCACCCCGACGATCGCGCGCAGTTGTTAGCGCAGCCGGACATGATGCGCACGACCGCGGTCGAGGAACTGTTGCGCGCCTATGCGCCGGTTTCGATCGCGCGCCTGACCTCGGAGCCGGTCGAACTCCACGGCCGCTGCATCGCTGCGCAAGAACGCGTGATCCTGCCGCTCGCCGCCGCGAATCGCGATCCGGCCGTGTTCGACGAGCCCGACACCGTCAAGCTCGATCGCAAACGCAACCGGCATCTGACGTTTTCCTCCGGCGAGCATCGTTGCCTCGGCTCGAACGTGGCGCGCCTCGAATTGCGCGTAGCGCTCGAAGAATGGTTGCGTGTCATGCCGAATTTTCATCTCACCGCGCCGGACGCGGTCGAATGGACCGCCGGTCAAACGCGCGGACCGGAACAGGTTCTGATCGCTGTCGATCGATGA
- a CDS encoding Zn-dependent alcohol dehydrogenase, with the protein MKTQAAVLTRPGEPIRMIDLDLEPPRAGEVLVAIGASGVCHSDLSVFTGRLPNPLPVVLGHEGAGTVIEVGEDVTELVAGDRVVLSWLTQCGRCFYCQHEQPSLCDSGTAAMARGTMPDGTTRYRWNGEPVYHMAGLGTFSRHCVVPARAAVKLPAEMDLAPASLIGCGVLTGFGAAVNTARVAVGESIAVIGCGGVGLNAIQGARISGASQIIAIDPSEERLAFAREFGATLTLQPGAELIRQIRKATEGRGVDAAIEVVGHQDTVRDAIRMTRRGGRAVLVGAGPDDVVVNVPSFTGIVMTEKTIRGSLYGSAHVHREVQRLINLYEQKLLKLDELVTRTFEFPAVNDALDYCASGRGARAVLRF; encoded by the coding sequence ATGAAAACGCAAGCCGCCGTCCTCACCCGTCCGGGCGAACCGATCCGGATGATCGATCTGGATCTCGAACCGCCGCGCGCCGGCGAAGTGCTCGTTGCAATCGGCGCATCGGGTGTCTGTCATTCCGATCTGTCCGTCTTCACCGGGCGCCTCCCCAATCCATTGCCCGTCGTTCTCGGTCACGAAGGTGCCGGCACCGTCATCGAAGTCGGCGAAGACGTGACCGAACTCGTCGCGGGCGATCGCGTCGTGTTGAGCTGGCTCACCCAATGCGGCCGATGCTTTTACTGCCAGCACGAGCAACCGTCGCTGTGCGACTCGGGCACGGCGGCGATGGCGCGCGGCACGATGCCTGACGGCACGACTCGCTACCGATGGAACGGCGAGCCGGTCTATCACATGGCCGGGCTTGGAACTTTCTCGCGGCATTGCGTCGTGCCCGCCCGCGCCGCTGTCAAACTGCCGGCCGAGATGGATCTCGCCCCAGCTTCGCTGATCGGTTGCGGCGTGTTGACCGGGTTCGGCGCGGCGGTCAACACGGCCCGCGTCGCGGTAGGCGAATCGATTGCAGTGATCGGCTGCGGCGGGGTCGGTCTGAACGCGATACAAGGCGCGCGTATCAGCGGCGCGAGCCAGATCATCGCGATCGATCCGAGCGAGGAACGGCTCGCGTTCGCCCGAGAATTCGGCGCCACGCTGACTCTGCAGCCAGGCGCCGAACTGATCCGCCAGATTCGCAAGGCGACAGAGGGACGCGGCGTGGACGCCGCCATCGAAGTGGTCGGCCATCAGGACACGGTGCGCGACGCGATCCGCATGACGCGGCGTGGCGGCCGTGCGGTGCTGGTCGGCGCGGGCCCCGACGACGTGGTGGTCAACGTGCCGTCGTTTACCGGTATCGTCATGACCGAAAAAACCATTCGCGGCTCGCTTTACGGTTCCGCGCATGTCCATCGCGAAGTGCAACGCCTGATTAACCTCTACGAACAGAAACTCTTGAAGCTCGACGAACTGGTGACCCGCACGTTCGAGTTTCCCGCCGTCAACGACGCACTCGACTACTGTGCATCTGGACGCGGCGCACGCGCCGTCTTGCGGTTCTGA
- a CDS encoding aldehyde dehydrogenase family protein — translation MSLYNMTIDGGETTAASWFDVVNPATGEVFAQAPQCTRDQLDDAMASAAHAFVSWGASDDSVRRAALQGIANALIAAQLELAELVTKEQGKPLTAAAFEVTETARWFNYFATLPLQPETLQDDARGQAVLVRRPLGVVAAITPWNFPLLLLGMKLAPALLAGNTIVLKPSPFAPLSTLAAGRIIAGHLPPGVLNVVSGGDALGAWMTGHPTVRKISFTGSVATGKAVAAAASPDLKRITLELGGNDAAIVLDDADPSRIAAGIFWGAFTNNGQICAGIKRVYVPDRLHDAVVEALADRARRARVGNGMDDGVQIGPINNKPQFERVSSLVADALADGALAAAGGHAMDRPGYFFEPTILHGAREGMRIVDEEQFGPALPVLRYSDLDEAIARANATPYGLSGSVWSSDEERAARVAARLDCGSAYVNTHLVVQPHLPFGGWKWSGIGIENGQWGLDAFCSLQVRYCPRGRS, via the coding sequence ATGAGCCTCTACAACATGACGATCGACGGCGGCGAGACGACCGCTGCCTCGTGGTTCGACGTCGTCAATCCCGCCACCGGCGAGGTCTTTGCGCAAGCGCCACAATGCACCCGCGATCAGCTCGACGATGCGATGGCCAGTGCCGCGCACGCTTTCGTGTCGTGGGGCGCGAGCGACGACAGCGTGCGCCGCGCCGCGCTGCAAGGCATCGCGAATGCATTGATCGCGGCACAGCTGGAGCTTGCTGAACTGGTGACAAAGGAACAAGGCAAGCCGCTCACGGCGGCCGCCTTCGAAGTGACCGAGACCGCTCGCTGGTTCAACTATTTCGCGACGCTGCCGCTGCAGCCAGAGACGCTCCAGGACGATGCGCGGGGTCAGGCCGTGCTCGTACGCCGTCCGCTCGGCGTCGTCGCCGCGATCACGCCGTGGAATTTCCCGTTGCTTCTTCTCGGGATGAAGCTCGCACCCGCACTGCTCGCGGGCAATACGATCGTGTTGAAGCCTTCGCCGTTTGCGCCATTGTCGACACTCGCCGCCGGGCGAATCATCGCCGGGCATCTGCCACCTGGCGTACTGAACGTGGTCAGCGGCGGCGATGCGCTGGGTGCGTGGATGACCGGTCATCCGACGGTTCGCAAGATCAGCTTTACAGGATCCGTTGCAACGGGCAAAGCGGTCGCCGCTGCCGCATCCCCGGATCTGAAGCGCATCACCCTGGAACTGGGCGGCAACGACGCCGCGATCGTGCTGGATGATGCCGATCCCTCACGCATCGCGGCCGGCATTTTCTGGGGAGCGTTCACGAACAACGGGCAGATTTGTGCGGGGATCAAACGCGTCTACGTGCCGGACCGGTTGCACGATGCGGTGGTCGAAGCGCTCGCAGACCGCGCCCGTCGCGCACGGGTCGGCAACGGCATGGACGATGGCGTGCAGATCGGTCCGATCAACAACAAACCTCAGTTCGAGCGGGTCTCGAGCCTCGTCGCCGATGCATTGGCTGACGGCGCATTGGCGGCCGCCGGCGGACACGCGATGGACAGGCCGGGCTACTTCTTCGAGCCGACGATTTTGCACGGGGCGCGTGAAGGCATGCGCATCGTCGACGAGGAGCAGTTCGGTCCGGCTTTACCCGTTCTGCGCTACAGCGATCTCGACGAAGCGATCGCGCGGGCCAATGCAACGCCGTACGGATTGTCCGGGTCGGTGTGGAGTTCGGACGAGGAGCGTGCGGCACGCGTGGCCGCCCGGCTCGATTGCGGAAGCGCCTACGTCAATACGCACCTGGTCGTGCAGCCGCATTTACCGTTTGGTGGCTGGAAATGGAGCGGCATCGGCATAGAGAACGGCCAATGGGGACTCGACGCATTCTGTTCGCTTCAGGTCCGCTATTGCCCTCGCGGCCGCTCATGA
- a CDS encoding ferredoxin, whose product MKISITPGLCHGHNNCSRLAPELFGLDSGGYAIVRIQSTLPKELEELAALAAENCPECAIYVEAADEVGERTTEERSL is encoded by the coding sequence ATGAAGATAAGCATTACGCCGGGCCTCTGTCACGGTCACAACAATTGCAGCCGTCTTGCCCCGGAGCTGTTCGGACTGGACAGTGGCGGCTACGCTATCGTACGAATTCAATCGACGCTGCCGAAGGAGTTGGAAGAGTTGGCGGCGCTCGCGGCTGAGAATTGCCCCGAGTGTGCGATATATGTCGAGGCAGCGGACGAGGTCGGTGAACGTACGACCGAAGAGCGATCGTTGTAG
- a CDS encoding MFS transporter encodes MSNVTLPTTETPITVRSVQSSRQVRTIAACSIGNALEMYDFTVYSFFAMLIGKLFFPVDNVYGSLLLAVGTFGIGFVMRPLGALVIGSFADRRGRKAALTLTITLMVGGTLCIAFAPTYATAGTLGTLVIVFGRMLQGFSLGGEIGASTAMLMESGSFGSRGFRIGWQGASQGCAAVLGALSGAVLYASLSPSALESWGWRMPFLLGLLIAPVGLYIRTHLDETLDGDATEFHPLATLFSEHGSKIVRGVLSIVAGTVGMYLVVFFMPTYLVRVLHLSTSLSLMAGCVSGATMTVMCLVSGLIADRIVSRKPIAIASVVLTTLLIYPAFWAMNMHPSIPLALVMIAIVTAASSFGSAPMLLLLMEMFPASVRASGLSVIYSIGVALFGGSAQFIVTWLLAKTGNPMSLALYMIACGIVTVCAMSSLPEPRKRTS; translated from the coding sequence ATGAGCAACGTCACCCTGCCAACCACGGAAACGCCCATTACCGTTCGATCTGTCCAGTCGAGTCGTCAGGTACGCACGATTGCCGCCTGTTCAATCGGCAACGCGCTTGAAATGTACGACTTCACTGTCTACAGCTTCTTCGCCATGCTGATCGGCAAGCTGTTTTTCCCTGTTGATAACGTGTACGGTTCCCTGCTGCTTGCTGTCGGCACATTTGGCATCGGCTTTGTCATGCGGCCGCTCGGCGCATTGGTGATAGGCAGTTTTGCCGACCGGCGTGGCCGCAAGGCGGCGCTGACGCTAACGATCACGCTCATGGTGGGCGGCACGCTGTGCATCGCCTTTGCTCCGACCTACGCAACGGCCGGGACCCTCGGCACGCTCGTCATCGTATTCGGCCGCATGTTGCAGGGTTTCTCGCTGGGGGGAGAAATCGGCGCATCGACCGCGATGTTGATGGAATCAGGCAGCTTCGGCAGCCGTGGTTTCCGGATCGGCTGGCAAGGCGCGAGCCAGGGATGTGCCGCAGTACTCGGTGCATTGAGCGGTGCGGTGCTGTATGCGAGCCTGTCGCCTTCCGCGCTCGAGTCCTGGGGCTGGCGGATGCCATTTTTGCTTGGACTGCTGATCGCGCCCGTCGGCCTTTATATCCGCACTCATCTCGACGAAACGCTTGATGGAGATGCCACGGAGTTTCATCCGCTCGCGACGTTGTTCAGCGAGCACGGCAGCAAGATAGTGCGCGGTGTGTTGTCTATCGTTGCCGGAACGGTAGGCATGTATCTGGTCGTGTTCTTCATGCCGACCTATCTGGTACGCGTGCTGCACCTTTCCACCTCACTGTCGTTGATGGCGGGCTGCGTGTCGGGCGCGACAATGACAGTCATGTGCCTCGTCTCCGGCCTGATCGCCGATCGGATCGTCTCGCGCAAGCCCATTGCGATCGCGTCCGTGGTGCTGACGACCTTGCTCATCTATCCCGCGTTCTGGGCGATGAACATGCATCCCAGCATACCGCTGGCCCTTGTCATGATCGCCATTGTCACTGCGGCGAGTAGCTTCGGCAGCGCCCCGATGTTGCTGTTGCTCATGGAAATGTTCCCGGCCAGCGTGCGGGCGAGCGGGCTTTCCGTTATCTACAGCATTGGCGTTGCGCTCTTTGGCGGATCCGCGCAGTTCATCGTGACGTGGCTGCTGGCAAAGACGGGCAATCCCATGTCACTGGCGCTCTACATGATCGCCTGCGGAATCGTCACCGTGTGCGCGATGTCCAGCCTGCCCGAGCCGCGCAAACGCACCTCATAA
- a CDS encoding porin, with amino-acid sequence MKKTLGVLFASLGTLACTGASAEVSPGAPPDAAASMYATGSQMQATFGYWGAGLGPQTLGVASQRTFVTLYGTLDMGINYTKAGPDSITRLQSGGALTSKFGFYGQEYLGDRWTVFFRLENGFMGNTGAVQDTTSLFNRASYVGMQNPMYGQLTMGRQYTSAGAAALGADPFLAVAHESVYTYLLGTSDLGLGSNSDALGRLPNTLRYISPRFGPFGFDLSYSLKGDQSIGPAVHQRSAMVSYIDKRAVLSIAFGQSWCDPSMTGSCVGDTKIAPTQRTDTYLASLMYDVGPFIAQAAYIRYVPQTAGSAIANLYLLGLQKWWGVDLLRVSAAYRDTTKSQDYAYGSTIGIDHFLSKRTSVYGRVGVMRNGPNSSVTYNYDSGSPAPAPGRTVSSVTLGINHQF; translated from the coding sequence ATGAAAAAAACATTGGGTGTGCTGTTCGCTTCGCTTGGCACATTGGCGTGCACCGGTGCTTCCGCCGAAGTGTCGCCAGGCGCACCGCCCGACGCGGCCGCCAGCATGTACGCAACCGGCTCGCAAATGCAGGCGACGTTCGGTTACTGGGGAGCCGGCCTGGGGCCGCAGACGCTAGGGGTCGCTTCGCAGCGCACCTTTGTGACGCTCTACGGCACGCTGGACATGGGCATCAACTATACGAAGGCTGGACCAGACAGCATCACGCGATTGCAATCGGGCGGCGCACTGACATCGAAGTTCGGCTTCTATGGGCAGGAATATCTGGGCGATCGGTGGACCGTGTTCTTCCGGCTGGAGAACGGCTTCATGGGCAATACCGGTGCGGTTCAGGACACGACGTCGCTTTTTAATCGCGCATCCTATGTCGGGATGCAGAATCCGATGTATGGGCAACTGACCATGGGTCGTCAATATACGTCGGCCGGTGCCGCGGCGCTCGGTGCGGATCCGTTCCTCGCCGTCGCGCACGAGTCGGTCTATACCTATCTTCTCGGCACCTCGGATCTTGGACTCGGTTCGAACAGCGACGCACTGGGACGCTTGCCCAACACGTTGCGTTATATCTCACCGCGGTTCGGCCCGTTCGGCTTCGATCTGAGCTATTCACTCAAAGGCGATCAATCGATAGGCCCCGCCGTGCATCAGCGCTCGGCGATGGTTTCTTACATCGACAAACGAGCTGTGTTGTCAATCGCCTTCGGCCAAAGCTGGTGTGATCCGTCGATGACAGGCAGTTGTGTCGGCGACACAAAAATCGCGCCGACGCAGCGTACTGACACCTATCTGGCCTCCCTGATGTACGACGTCGGCCCGTTCATCGCGCAGGCTGCCTACATCCGCTACGTTCCACAGACGGCCGGCAGCGCGATCGCAAACCTGTATCTGCTTGGCCTGCAAAAGTGGTGGGGAGTCGATTTGCTGCGAGTCTCGGCGGCGTACCGCGATACGACGAAATCGCAGGACTACGCATACGGTTCGACCATCGGTATCGATCACTTCCTGTCGAAAAGAACGTCTGTGTACGGGCGGGTCGGCGTCATGAGAAATGGCCCGAATTCCAGCGTCACCTACAACTACGACAGCGGATCGCCCGCACCTGCGCCCGGGCGCACCGTGTCGAGCGTCACGCTGGGCATCAACCACCAATTCTGA